ATATGAGGTTTGGTCCAAGTCAGTCAAGTTCAGGTTGGTCCAGGGAAGTCCGGTGCAGGTAAGTCCAGTTCAGGCAAGGCTGATGTAAAGTCCAGGGGAGTCTGGTTCAGTTCGGTCGGATGTCAGCATAGTTCTTGACGACTCCAGAGAACCTGATGATTTGGATTTCTGGATTTTTGGACTTGAAATCCTGCCATAGGTATTCAGGTGACAGAACCTTACTAGGCTTGTTGATCCACATGTAcctgagcagagagagacaggtcattACAGAACACACTGAGGGTCAGTACCTGTCCACAGACCACCTACCTGTTCAGGTGACTCTCCTCCTGCCATGCCGCCTCGATGCCAACTTTGGCGTCGGCCTCAAAGTTCTGGCGGCAGGTTTTGGCGAGCAGATGAACTTCCTGCAGGAGGCCTCCGAAGGCCCCACCACAGTAGTAGAAGTCGCCCTCCCCAGGAGCCACATAGGCTCTGGAGGCAGGTCTTCGCTCATAGGGGAACTTGCTGCGTTCATTTCTATAGTAACCTATGGACACAGGTAGGAGTGATGTCACACAGTCTGAATCATCTGATTGGATAAGGAACAGAGCTCTGAGGAGAACGTCCCTGACCTGGATGGATCACGGCCACCAGTCCGCCCAGCGACTCGGTTCCCCAGCGACCGTGGAACTTGGAGTCGACGTCCAGGCAGAAGATGTAGTCAGTGTGATTGCGAAGCTTCTTCTCAATCAGCGTCTGGATGAGCTCCATCCTGCGAGCAGAGATCTCCTGCCAGCGGTTGGAGCTGGGCACCGGCATCACTGTaagctggaggaggaagaggcgtTAATGAAAGTCCAAATGAGCAGCTGGCGTCTGCGTAGGTGACTGTTTACCTGTCGGCCGGCAGCCATCTTGACTTGGGGCACCTCATTTGGCCGATCGGTGAACACGTATACATGCACCCTGAAACCAACGAAGAAGtacttctctgctgtttccaggAAGTCTTTTAAGAACATGATGTACCTGCACACAAGATCAGAGGTCAAATCCAGAAGCCTTCAGGGTGACGTGGAAACCGCGGCATTGAAATTTCGCTTACTTTCCGACGGCAAACACGGTGGCGGCGACAGTGATGTTCTTTGGTCTGTAGATGCTGTCGAGTAAACCTGAGTCAAAGGTTCCCTCCCAGACAACAGGAGCAAGCCAAGGCGTCACCGCCACCACATCGGTGCGACTGCAGTCAGAGACACAACAGTAAgatcaacaacaacagcaagatCAACaacattagcagcagcagcagcagcagcagcagcagcagcagcgaccaTCAGGTTAAACTCACCCCTGCACGATGCTTGGCTGTTTGTACcgcaaactgaaacacaaacatcagaGATCAACAATCTAAACAGCTCATACAGACAGTCAGAACACAGTGGAGCTGCAGACATACAGTTTTGTCCTGAAGGTGGCGCTGCAGGACACTTTACagtgggctaatttttcattttctgtgcagtataacacaATTCTAAAATCATTTCTACGGGCTTCTAAATGGCTTT
This portion of the Amphiprion ocellaris isolate individual 3 ecotype Okinawa chromosome 19, ASM2253959v1, whole genome shotgun sequence genome encodes:
- the LOC111583435 gene encoding globoside alpha-1,3-N-acetylgalactosaminyltransferase 1-like isoform X2, producing MPLINGKAVTAVLLIALLLVILYCYVSQSYRSDPEAFVTRHELHLVSPDHLRYKQPSIVQGRTDVVAVTPWLAPVVWEGTFDSGLLDSIYRPKNITVAATVFAVGKYIMFLKDFLETAEKYFFVGFRVHVYVFTDRPNEVPQVKMAAGRQLTVMPVPSSNRWQEISARRMELIQTLIEKKLRNHTDYIFCLDVDSKFHGRWGTESLGGLVAVIHPGYYRNERSKFPYERRPASRAYVAPGEGDFYYCGGAFGGLLQEVHLLAKTCRQNFEADAKVGIEAAWQEESHLNRYMWINKPSKVLSPEYLWQDFKSKNPEIQIIRFSGVVKNYADIRPN
- the LOC111583435 gene encoding globoside alpha-1,3-N-acetylgalactosaminyltransferase 1-like isoform X1; its protein translation is MPLINGKAVTAVLLIALLLVILYCYVSQSYRVVLSFQEKSKATEDDTSDPEAFVTRHELHLVSPDHLRYKQPSIVQGRTDVVAVTPWLAPVVWEGTFDSGLLDSIYRPKNITVAATVFAVGKYIMFLKDFLETAEKYFFVGFRVHVYVFTDRPNEVPQVKMAAGRQLTVMPVPSSNRWQEISARRMELIQTLIEKKLRNHTDYIFCLDVDSKFHGRWGTESLGGLVAVIHPGYYRNERSKFPYERRPASRAYVAPGEGDFYYCGGAFGGLLQEVHLLAKTCRQNFEADAKVGIEAAWQEESHLNRYMWINKPSKVLSPEYLWQDFKSKNPEIQIIRFSGVVKNYADIRPN